TCGGTCACCTGGATCGTGGTGTCCGCAATCGCTTCCTGATACAGCAGTTCTTCATTGATGAGCGTGTCGACCAGCGCGCGCTTGTAGGCGACCACGCCCGCCGAGTCCCGGGGAATCCCCGGGGCCCGATTGGCCTGATTCTGGAAGAAACGCTCCTCCACCATGGAGAAGAGGATCGGCGCCGTGCCGACGACGGCGACGATCCGATCGATCGGCTCGCCCGCCTGGGCGGACAGCCCACTCACCGCACCCCCGAACAGGGATGCGGCGAGCGTGATGGCAGGGAGCCAGCGCCTCACGGCGTCTTCGGAGCGGGCGTGCTGCCCGGGACCGGCGCGGGACCCGGCGCGGGCTGAACCGCGCCCGGCGGGGTGGCACCCGGCAACGGCCCGCCCGGCAGCGGTCCGATCTTGGCGGTGGCGAGCTCGACGGCCCGCTTCACGCCAACCGCATTGATGCCGTACTTCGCCTCACCACGCAGCGTCCAGGTGACCATCCCCGGCAGGAGGCGAAGCGGCGTCTGGTTAGAAGTCATCCGATCGAAGAACTGGTCGACCTTGAGCGCCGCTGCCTTGGAGCGATCCGACTCACTCGCCTTCGGATCGATCATGTCAGGCGTCAACTGCATCGCGACGCGCAGCGAATCGATGCCGGCCGAGAAGCGGGTCTTGAGATCGGTCCACTCGGCGCTGGTGATTTCGATCTTGTTCTTCTCGGCGTCCTTCAGCAGCAGCGAGCTCTCGGTGAGGCTCTTGACGAACTGCACCAGCTGGCTGTCCTGCGCCGCCTTCATCTGCCCGATCAACTGCCGGCCCATCGACGGATCGGCCGAGGCGCCCATCGTCCAGTGGAGGAAATCGCCCACCGTGAAGCTGCCACCCTTGTAGCTGACCAGCTTCCCCTTGTCGGCGCGCTGCGCGTCGATCGCCTCGAGGGCGGCGCGCATCTTCGCGGCGGCATCCGGTGCCACCTCGATCTTGAACTCCGTGTTCAGATCGGCGAAGTAGGTCGAGTCCATCGTCCGCATCTGCAGCTGCTGCACCGACGACGCCAACCGCGGAATCGCTTCCTCGGCGGTCGGGTAGCGCAGGATGTGGTAGCCGTACAGCGTGGTGACCACGCCGCTGATCTCGCCCGGCTTCAGCTTCCAGCCCGCCTCGCTGAATTCCGGCGCCCAGGCCTTCGCTTCGGCCGGCGGCAAGTAGCCATCGTCCTGCGCCGAGACCGGGTCCTGCGAGTTGGCCTTGGCCAGCGCGGCGAAGTCGGCGCCCCCCTTGACCTGCGCCAGCAACGCCTCGATCCGCTTCTTCGCCTTCGCC
The DNA window shown above is from Gemmatimonadota bacterium and carries:
- a CDS encoding peptidylprolyl isomerase codes for the protein MRRSMVLVAVVAILGSGCGDGGAFTAHPDVVAKAAGQELAATRVSDILATAKGQAPTAEAADFIAGLWVDYTLFAQRVAKDNFAVDSTFIAAALWPEISSLRASHYHDSLVARRTKVDPKVADSIYKAGVTRVHQHILILTQDSSDAFKAKAKKRIEALLAQVKGGADFAALAKANSQDPVSAQDDGYLPPAEAKAWAPEFSEAGWKLKPGEISGVVTTLYGYHILRYPTAEEAIPRLASSVQQLQMRTMDSTYFADLNTEFKIEVAPDAAAKMRAALEAIDAQRADKGKLVSYKGGSFTVGDFLHWTMGASADPSMGRQLIGQMKAAQDSQLVQFVKSLTESSLLLKDAEKNKIEITSAEWTDLKTRFSAGIDSLRVAMQLTPDMIDPKASESDRSKAAALKVDQFFDRMTSNQTPLRLLPGMVTWTLRGEAKYGINAVGVKRAVELATAKIGPLPGGPLPGATPPGAVQPAPGPAPVPGSTPAPKTP